One Penaeus monodon isolate SGIC_2016 unplaced genomic scaffold, NSTDA_Pmon_1 PmonScaffold_4725, whole genome shotgun sequence genomic window, ttccccccggggggtgttAGTTTTTCTGCAAAGGGGTtttcccacccccaaacccccggccTCCAGAATTCTGGAGGGTAAGCCAGCTTTAGTACGGCGGGAAGGTGGCCCCGGGAGGATATTTGCCCAATTTAAATGCTTGGGAAACTGCCCCAgggtggagccaggaagaaaggCCCCGCAAATGGTAACAGgcctttaaaagggggccccccggtggaagtgttttttccctttgtcggcatcccaacaaaccccccctttaaaaccaacTTGGCGGGGGTTTGaaaacccgggttttgggggaCCCAAACCCCCAGGGGGCCCAGGTTTTatcggggccccccttttaagaaaagggaaaatcgggGAAACTTTTTCGAGACACTGTCCCCCGCCCGGGCGATGAAAGTGGAGggggctggtaaggaggtcgtacccctTTCAgcttgggagaaggggagatttgTGGGCctggccccccgggtttttttttttgacgctttTCAGGAACCCAGCAGCTGCAAAAACTTTCGTCAAACAGGCACACCCCTTTGgggcctgcaggtggcgctgggcgAGGCCTTGGGGttttgaggccttcctgaaggcccAACCCGTGGCCCAGGGGCCCTTTACCAGCCCCCGGGGCCCCTGACCCCTTCCCAGGGGCCCGGGAAGGCTAAAGTTTGGGGAAGGGGAGCATTGGGGAAGGTTTACCCGGGcacttttccccaaagggtttgttttggggtgcggAAGGCTACCCCCCGGAATTTGTCATTCCGAGGAGCGGAGAAAAGGCCTCCCAAACCCAAAGGTTCGTGCCTTCCAACAGGGGGTTGCAAAGGGCTGGGGGGCAGGGGTTTGTCACCATCCAGGCAAATTTTAAAGGCTAAGGGGTGGTACAGGCGGAAATTCTGGAAAAAGGGGCCGAAACCCCCCGTCCTTTGGTTTCCCgggcccccacttgggtaagGGTTTCCGTTTGAACCAGCATGATCAGGTGGAGGGCCTTTAATAGTGGGAAGGGCCCTGCCGCCTGACGGGGAAAatgggggctgagaagaccctagtgcggggTGATATGTTTGGCCCCCCTATGGGGACTTCCAAAACGAACACAAAAGGAAATGTTTTGGGGTCACGGGGGCATTTGGGGTGCAGGGTttaagggccagtggaggctcgttttGGGGTGGCCAAACACGGGCCAAAAACGGTTTCCGGGGTATTGGCCAAAACTGGACAGCATGCCCgggtttgggccctttgggcTACCCGGGCCAGAGAAGGCGTGTGGGCACCTTTTTGGGCGGAAAGCTGGGAGGGTGGCATGGTGACGAcgtgccctttttcttttcccgaggTTTGGGGTGGCCAAAGGGATTTTTGGGTGACAAATGCCCTTTCCCCCAGGGACAGGGGTCTAGAATTCCcggggtcgactgtcaagagtttTGCGTTGGGGTagaggggccccccttttggagGCCCCTTCAAAAAACCCCAGTGGctgaaaggggtaggggggttgggcggaaacctttttgggggcccgggggggggggttttgttaccGGTTGGGAgcctttaaattttccaaaaaagggccTGAAGGTGCCAGGGTTTGGGGCCAAAGCTTTGGGGACTTGTTTTGGGAAGTGGGATGGCCCGAAGGgggtcgtcggggagcgagggggtttggtttgggggggggcccctttcctgacttcctcgaggaccctTTGGGGCAAACCCGGGTGTGGCGTTTCCAAAGGGGGGGAAGTACTCccgggggccctggtgaaaaaaaagatgacgttaaaCCCCCGTTAAACGGCGGGGTTTAGGACTTTTGGAACGCTGACCGAATTTAGGGGGAAACATTTTTTACGGTGAGGGCGATGCCAAGAAGGGAAGCAAGGGGGTGAAAATGAGCCAGGTCTTTTGGGGGCAGGAGAACCCCTCTGGGTGCCCCTGGGCAATCTTAAACCCCCGCcggacccaaaaaggggggaagcggGAAGAAAGCCGCGCGgggtgaaagattttttgtggggtttttttgagaactgggtttttttaattttctatagtTTGTTTTGGTTTAGATATGGCCCAAAACAGACGGGTTTTGCTGCCCTTTATAGGGGGGAATTGGGGACCCCCGTGGGTTTTTTTGTCCTGTGCCCAaacatttttaacctttaaaaGGATGACCCTGGGAAATgttaaaaaatgaagggaaacctGGGAAACAGGGCGCAGCGGGGTGTGAGAGGGGGAGCGGTGGAACAAGCCGGGGGAGACGGTTGGGTGTGCTCCcgtgaaaacctcgtgtgtgcctttgtgacctaatatttttaaatttccctgttATAAAAACCCGATCGTGCAGGTGACCAGCGGGGGGTCCCCCCttttattgtgcctatagaaaagtgtagggtttaaatttaaattttgtaaaataaagggaaaaacgtattttgtgtttaaattttgtgccctgcctctccaggtggcggtTTTCCCCCCGTGGGGTTCCGGGGAAAAGCTTGATGCTCGGGCCTCTTGGGGAATGTTTTAGTGTTTTACGACCCCCGTGGATAGCACCCGTCTGTCTCCCTGccttgtttggtggcagagagacgaggcggcccggggtaaaaaaataacaccccaaaacaaatttatagatttatcttatttttaatatcatcggGTTTGTCcttgttatgattttttatttttttattattatcagttattattattattattatattaatttttattttattttcactattatttctaGTACgagattattttgtattattgtcttttttctaattaattattactattatagattattattattgggtttttccaaatttttaaattcccttttttattcttctctttttcatcatatcatcctcTCATCACGTATCATCAaaccctcattattatttttattatccctttttattaaaaatcatttttttgtcgtttttatataattttatatatgtgcataggggaaaagtatatataaaatatatatatatataaatataaaatataaaataatataatttttttccgttttgggcCCGGGGTAAATAGGGCCCAAAGACCCTCTGcggtcgtaagaggcgactaaaagaggttggcggcggaagggcatccggccctAAAAACCCccgccaagccaatacatgatgcggagaatcaggaatgcagacagagctagggcgtaccccgcaggcgacgcgtcggatgaccgccgtgatccggcgacaaatgggcaacggctaccgtatcaagagcggatacggctaaagaagcaagctcagaggaagaagaagagagaggcacggagaaccaccaggaaactacgaatcggcacactcaatgtgggaacgatgactggtagaggaaaggagactgttgacatgatggaaagacggagtatcaacatcctatgcgtacaggagaccaagtggaaaggagcgaaggccagagaaatgggtaatgggtacaagatgtactacgtaggacacgacactagaaggaacggcgtcgggatagtgctagaccctgagatgaaggaaggtgtgctgcaggttcacagggaatctgaccgtgtgatgtggatgaaggtggaagtggagaacgaaccggtgaacattgtatgtgcatacgcaccacaagtgggctgtgacgatgtggaaaaggaagacttctggagaacagtgagcgaggtcatggtaaagatcccaagaactgagagagtctggattggggcagatctgaatggacatgtgggtggtggagcgcaaggatatggagacaacatcggtaaatttgggtttggaacgaggaacgaagaagggcagaccatcctagactttgtggcggcaaacaacctggcggtcacaaacacctatttcaagaagaaggactcgaggaagatcacctacacaagtggtggtgtgaactcccaggtggactatgtcatatgcaggagaagtgagctgaaaagagtacaggactgcaaggtgctgccaggtgaagcggttgcgaagcaacacaaagtggtcatctgtacagcgaccatgaagacagagacaaggaagaaaccggacagaaccaggaagacaagatggtggaaactgaatgagcaggagcacagggaaaagtttgtggagaaggtcagggaaggtatggaagcacaggcagagaagacgtgggcggagtccagcagagtgctgactgagacggcaaaggaggtccttggcgtgacatctggaaaaccaggaaagaaggaagagacatggtggtggggagaggaagtccaagacgcagtgaaagaaaagaaggaggcgaagaaacagagagatctgaatagatgtgaagagacaatcgaaaggtacaaggcggcgaacaaagctgcgaagagagctgttgcaaaagccaaatcggaagcgtacaaagatctatacgacagtctgacggacgacgaggaaggccaaaggaaaggagaatcccaagatgtctatcagagcaagcagatgaaaaacacagacggagcggtactgacggaagaaagcgatatcaaggaaagatggaggtcgtattttgaacaactgataaatgtggagaacgaaagaatcgacagaaccgtggaagcaagagcagagactgaggtagaggagataagagaagaggaggttgtgaaggctctgaggaagatgaagaacggcaaggcgacaggaccggacaacatcccagtggaagcatggagagtactgggccgagcaggcgtgaaaatactcctggaaatcttcaccggaattatggaaagtgagagaatgccagatgagtggagagacagcacgctaataccgatattcaagaacaagggggacatccaggaatgtggtaactaccggggcatcaaactgatgtcacacactctgaaaatatgggaaaggatcatcgatggaagactgagggcgatcgtgacgatttcggagcaacagttcggtttcatgccaggcaggtccacgacagacgcaatatttgcgctgagacaactgatggagaaatacagagagggtcaaagggagttgcacagtgtcttcattgacctggaaaaggcgtacgatagagtacctagatcggaggtgtggaactgcttgaggctgaaagaggtggacgagaagtatgtcaggataatccaagacatgtacgaaggcacgacaacgaaggtgaagtccatagtgggaaccacggacagtttccaagtcaaagtgggattgcaccagggatccgcacttagccctttcctctttgcattggtcatagactgcctgacggtagcagtgcagaggacagcaccatgggatctgatgtacgcagacgatgtagcactaaatggagagacgaatgaggaggtggaagagaggttggaacagtggagaaaggcaatggaagagcgaggcatgaaggttagcagacagaagaccgag contains:
- the LOC119571009 gene encoding translation initiation factor IF-2-like, whose protein sequence is HWGFLKGPPKGGPLYPNAKLLTVDPGNSRPLSLGERAFVTQKSLWPPQTSGKEKGHVVTMPPSQLSAQKGAHTPSLARVAQRAQTRACCPVLANTPETVFGPCGRALPTIKGPPPDHAGSNGNPYPSGGPGNQRTGGFGPFFQNFRLYHPLAFKICLDGDKPLPPSPLQPPVGSLPGPLGRGQGPRGLVKGPWATGWAFRKASKPQGLAQRHLQAPKGGAPIKPGPPGGLGPPKPGFSNPRQGWFRGDPPLLKAPTGFRAQSCGGPGGFLPRPPGSPKERPKRSLLACSPAPPLTALQLPQDHARPSPLKGLDTTVNHRCEVMMWTTITVVLTSGGRLLALICTSIKVSGTAGMGTGYMFAMDDLVKV